Proteins encoded in a region of the Egicoccus sp. AB-alg2 genome:
- a CDS encoding multiprotein-bridging factor 1 family protein: MPMTDTSRWQDFGRAITLARNARKWSQRRLAAEAGVSPTTLGALERGETDPASSRAMPAIAQALDWPADIAYQHARGKHDPAALIHPPQPKPRTDFTSNEIDQLAGDIAELDEEDREAVRNLVRRLRNR; this comes from the coding sequence ATGCCAATGACCGACACCTCAAGGTGGCAGGACTTCGGACGTGCCATCACCCTCGCCCGCAACGCCCGCAAATGGAGCCAGCGACGCCTGGCCGCCGAAGCCGGCGTCTCCCCCACCACCCTCGGAGCCCTCGAACGAGGCGAAACCGACCCCGCCAGCTCCCGAGCCATGCCCGCCATCGCCCAGGCGCTCGACTGGCCGGCAGATATCGCCTACCAGCACGCACGCGGCAAGCACGACCCTGCCGCCCTCATCCATCCGCCCCAACCCAAGCCGCGTACCGACTTCACCAGCAACGAGATCGACCAGCTCGCCGGCGACATCGCCGAACTCGATGAGGAGGACCGCGAAGCAGTCCGCAACCTGGTCCGACGGCTGCGCAACAGATAG
- a CDS encoding helix-turn-helix domain-containing protein: MRINRHALREIRERSGLSVPALAKEAGCRHGTLYDIENGNKGASPEMALKLARALKCPLVALLADPDEHVGEAA, encoded by the coding sequence GTGCGCATCAACCGACACGCCCTACGCGAGATCCGCGAACGGTCCGGCCTCTCCGTGCCGGCCCTCGCCAAGGAAGCGGGCTGCCGTCACGGGACGCTCTACGACATCGAGAACGGCAACAAGGGCGCCTCTCCGGAGATGGCTCTGAAGCTGGCTCGGGCGTTGAAGTGCCCGCTCGTCGCGCTGCTCGCGGACCCGGACGAGCACGTAGGGGAGGCGGCCTGA